In Periplaneta americana isolate PAMFEO1 chromosome 8, P.americana_PAMFEO1_priV1, whole genome shotgun sequence, the sequence CAGCACACTACCGGATTTGGTGTCCGTATGCCCACAGAAGAATGTCCTGAAGCCATACTTCTGTTGTGTATGCAGGGCATTGTTGGTGTAATTCTACAAAGTATCATGGTGAGTACAAATCTTTAAATGCTTACAATGTACGAAGAATACCTTTAGTACCAGAAAATTGACCTGTCTCTGTTGCTCGCATAGCAAAATATGGGCCATGAAGTGCTTGAAAAGGGCGTTCTTGTTTTACAGAGAATTTCTCGCATATTCTTAGTATACCATCGTAGGTATCTAAGAATCatgaatattgaataaataaaaacgcGATGAAGTAAACAGTCAGTTAAGTTAAAATCACAACCTATATCCGAAATGTAACCTTTTAGTTTCAAAGCAAGTGTATAGGCGCCTAAATAAAAAGTAAACTATGCATCAAATTGAATCAAGAATGGCATCATATACTCATTGTAAACATCGATTgaaaaaatttgttcatttttgatgATCGAATTCTTGCAAATTCGTAGACCTGACACTGTCATTGCTTTCCAGCTTGTAGTTTTCTACACTACTGCTTGTTGTACTTATCTTAAAAGAATAAAGAATTGTGACAGTTCTTCCAAATGGACTGCAGTTTCGTTTAATATTTATTCGTAGAGAACATAATTTTCCCTATTAAGCCCCCCACACCAACGCGAAACATTCGCAGTGGTGGCGGTGAAGAAAATTTCGGTTATGCTGCGGTAATAAATTCGCACTTTTATTCACACCGTAGCGTTAGTAAACACAGACTCTATTAACAACACTAtggacagtggcggctcgtggctgAAAATGAGAGTGTGCTACAATATGGGAAAATTACTTTGAAAAAGTCTTTAAAATTTGGTTGATCCACTCACTAGTGGAGCAGTATGAAGTTCATGCTGCAGAATCTGTCAATCAGTGTTCACAACACATAAAGTATCCCTGGCAGTCTAACGCCTGGAATTCCGTCAGAATccgttaaaatttaaataaataagacccacttaatatatctatatataaatGAACAcaaatattaacgcaactttCTCACCAaccttgattaaaataataattcagccacatcatctgcctctagttctgcagttgatgtgctgggttggtctacgttccctcaaaaattaaacaataaaaataacaacagttAAAAAAGTCAAAAaatgatgtaaatcgtaattccgccagaaaatccgtcacccgtcaaagccattcttttcccgtccgctacattgaaattccaTCAGTTTTGACGGAACTGACGGAATTTTCGTTCAGTTGGAAACACTGCTGCCAGTTACTTTGGAGTTCAACTCCTCCATGTCGGCAACcagcaatcaaaattttaaattcgaatAGCATTTCGATGCATTCAAGCCATCTGTCGGAAGGTTGAAGGAGTAGAATAGGAGTACAGcatcttttaattaaattgtattaaatatagtacatataaataagctaataataaatattataaacaatacGTTTCAGTTTTACAGGAAAGTTTAATAACTAGCATAAGAATAAAATAGTCGTCCCTACATTCTGTGATCAGGACTTTTAAAATAGACACTAACTCAGAAATAGTACATGACTGCTTCTGCTCATCTATACAAACAGTCACCCAATCCTGATTGgttgtagattttataaaacgcCAATGCGCACGAGTCATTTCAATTCGCTGCGTTTCCTTGTAGCGCACACTGTTTACGCTCGTATAATGGGAAACCATAGATTACGTCATACAACAAGCGAATGTAAGCTCTCTGCGCATGTGCAAGGTTCGCTGCATTTCGCTGCAgttcactgcgataaggaagtcaGCACACATTACCGACTGGGACTTGCAGACGACGCACAAGCTATAGACAATAGCAGTTCCCGATTCTGCGTGCATTGGAACGCGTAAcacgaatgaaagaaagaaaatttaaataagaTTATGCTAGGGACAGAAAATTAACTGTGTGCTGCAGCACTGCAGCACATAAAGAGCGGCCGCCACTGACTATGGACTCCTATCAGGTGAAGAGGCTCTTTCATTTCGATAAAGACTcataaaaatacaacaaagaTGTGAATTATTGCTTGCTGACAGGCCGTCTATAtgctagaatttttctcttaataTACGCCAAAGATGTGAAGAACTTACAGGTTTCTTCTAATTCTAATACAATTTGAGTCCATATTTtgttatcactttctttataatcTTGATGGGATAAATCATACAAAACTGgatattttcttacaattaaaattaatttctcgGGAACGCCATTCAAATACTCGTTAACTTTGCGAAAAAAGCTGTGCATGATTCGAATTTAAATTCCAACTCTTACAGTTTCGCTGATGCTCCGGTGCATGTGGGCATTCCCTATACAAATATTGTATTACCATGTGCATTGAGTCGGTGACAACTTAAGGTAGTGAAAGATTCGCCatcgctgcgaatatttcgcttTAGTGTGGGGAGGTCTTTGCAGTTAATATTTAAGAAGTACATTAACGAGGGCACTTTCTTCATCAATTTAAGATAGCTTGAAAATGGTTAAACAGTTGattcaataataattgttctatGAAATATTTTGCACTTTCTGCAGGAATACTGTACGTTATTTAATTAATACTTTATCACAAAACACAATCTGATACAGCGGGCACCTGAGGAAAGATGATTTGAATAGGATATATGAGATTTACATGACATTTGGCAACTTGGGATCATAGTTCTTTCATCCACCAGAAAGGAAAGAGAGCTTTCGCTATTAGCCAAATCAGTCGATTGTGTGTGTCCACGTGCTTGTGTTCCTATGTACACGTGCATTCAAAATTACATTCTGGATGAAAAGCaattaaaaagaagaataacaataataatttcggaaattaaatttctctccatgaagatatttttttctctgtGCACCCCTAGTTCCGCAGTCGATAATTCCATTCTAAACGTAAAACTTATTTTATCGGAACATACTTCTGTTAACTATGTagtgtattttaattctttagttCTCCTTTTTAgacaatgttaaattttaaacCGAAAAATGTTGGTTCCATTTATCtcagaaaattatcaaattcgttATAGTTCATATTATGTAGTTGCTATGCCATGCTTTAAATCATACGAAAAATTATATTTCGGTGAACAAGTTTACATTGCCTTCAGTGTGTATATGAATGCGTATTTCGATGAAAAAATATGTTGTGTATACTTGCATATAAGTGATAAACACGTTGCATATAAtgtgttatcacagtctactatatacagtcacaaagcttgagttttgagggtgccagaaacaatagactgtgacggtactattttgcattgcctgtaatgaggagatattagcgatcctagtggtgaacaactatctaatgtttgcttatttattacgtattgagctttgcgactgtatatcCGAGACTGTGATGTTATACTAGTTATGTCATGCCGAACACAGTTGTCTGTATGATGTCACATAACTTTATCGTTCTAAGTAGGTCATCTCTATGTGTCTATTTCATGTCAGGACTAGAGAAGTCCAAAATATGGACCTAAGATACGCTATCCTATGTGTAGGAAAGCCCACGATAGGAGAAGCATCTCTTAATCATACTACCCTCTGATCCATTTTCTATCAAAagcaattttataattattgatcAGTATCCGCCACTGGTATTTTAGTCCACATTTGAATGAAATATTGTGCATAATTTTATAGACAACTTACTTTAGTAGTTTAGTTACATTTATATAGAGAGTGAAAGGTAATATATTACATCCCTTCTCTGATAATGATACTCGTACATAGAAATATTACGAACACAAAAATACCGGAATGATAACATTTTGCTTCTTTGCAGACGGcatattttgtgttaaaattttgaTTGCAGATTCtatgaaattgttttaaaataagagTTTTTTTGTAAGGCAATGTAGAGCAAGTTACAGTCATTATAAATACAGGTTTCGATCAATAGCCTGAAAATGAATTGTAATTTCACTCGTCTAATGTAGTAATGTTGCTGTGGAAAGCCGACAACGCTGTAGCAATTACGAGACAGAATTACATCCACGTCTCCGCAAGTCAGTAAAGTGAAGGAGTATGTATTGTCATTTATGCTTTGCAGCATTACTACATGTTTCATGTAATTTTCTCGGAAAACTAAAAATTCTCGGTAAAAGATCGGTCATATTAAAAAATTTCCAGTATTTTACAAATGTCTCTGTTGTAGTGACTTGATATTTGATAGGGGGGTATGGTGACAGAAAAGTGTATCTTTTAAGGTCTAATTCATTGTATACGCTCCTGTGCCACatcagaaatatttttgtttattgctAGTACAAGTAGCTATGTATCTGtagctataggcctactgcacAAGCATGCTTATGAACCCAATGCATTACTGTTACAGTTTTCAGCTGCTAGTTTACTGTACAGTAATAACCTAATATGATTTATGTTCTGCACAGGTTGGTTTggtttttttgaaaatggtacgACCGAAACAGAGGACTCGCACACTGGAGTTCAGCAAATATGCTGTGGTTTGTCGCAGAGATGGAAAGTTGTGTTTTATGTTTCGAGTTGGTGACCTTCGACGATCTCATATCATTGAGGCAAAGATGAGAGTGCTGCTAGTCCAAACCAGGATCACACAAGAGGGAGAAGTTGTATCACCTTATCGCATTGAGCTTAAGGTATTGGTCCCTTCTGTGTAGTGTGTTTAGCCATTAGCCAACAGTCAAAAGACTGGTTGGAAAGCACTCACGAGGAAAGGTACAAGAATTATGCAACAAACTAAAACTGCGGAAGAGATAGTTTTTACCGAgcaatacaaataggcctacaaaatcttacttacttacatacttacttacttatttgcttgcttacttacttacttacttacttacttacttacttacttacttacttacttacttactggcttttaaggaacccggaggttcattgccgccctcacataagcccaccattggtccctatcctgtgcaagattaatccagtctctatcatcatatcccacctccctcaaatcaattttatattatcttcccatctacgtctcggcctccccaaaggtctttatccctccggccatccaagtaacactctatatgcatttctggattcgcccatacgtgcttcatgccctgcccatctcaaacgtcaggatttagtgttcctaattatgtcaggtgaggaatacagtgcgtgcagttctgtgttgtgtaactttctccattctcctgtaatctcatccctctcagccccaaatattttcctaagtactttattatcaaacacctttaatgtctgttcctctctcaaagtgacagtccaagtttcacaaccatacagaacaaccggtaatataactgttttataaattctaactttcagattttttgacaacagactggatgataaaagcttctcaaccgaataataacaggcatttcccatatttattctgtgttcaatttcctcccgagtatcatttatacaaatgtaattaaagaagaaaaatgttttatatagttCCTTACAGTTCTCCATTTGTAGTATTTTCCTCTTGCATTCCAAGTTTTGCGTACTACATTGCACTTCATCCTTCCTCATCTTCGGTGATATGTCTTTTCTTCTTTCACCGTCTATCTCCCACTCCATAATAAACACTTGACAAGCTGCTGTCGGgaatttttcttatatatttatatcattgtacacttttatgtatattttctgcaagaatatattttacttttacaTTCGTGATTTTTCTTATAACTACTTGTGTGTGCATATAATATTTTCTGGATACACGCGGTCTTGCAGGATTTTACTTGCAAGGCCCCTCTAGACATTCGATTTTGCATCATTCCAAGGCACTTAGGTTCCTGAGCCTCAATCTCAGATTGACAGTGGAATGAAATGatttatcaacattcattcaatccAGAATCGTTGTTCCACTATCATACCAAAGCCAATCTGGTAGTCGAGAGTGATTCATCATGGCGTCGAGAGTGCGtgtagctgctgctgctgctgctattgtgGTTTGGCAGAGGAAGAGCAAGATAGCGTCGTCCAACTTCTCGTAGGATGCTTCTtcattaaatttgttataatattcCTCACTCTTCACGTTCCATGTATAACTCGATAAAGTAAGTAATAAACTCTTCTCAGATATCTTGTTTCTTGGGTAGTAGCTCTCTGATCGTCTGTATACAGTGTGGTAACTTAGAGAAGTTATTTAAATTCATGTTAATCCCAAAACGTAGACCTACTTTTTTCCACTTCCTCACTAAGTAGTCATTTTATAAGTTAAACAAAGTGGGTATCGGATTTCTTAATTTGTAAAATGTTGATTTTCAAACCTGtactaacaatttttttttactttagtgtcTTACTTACAACAAGATGTTTCTAAAATTTTGATTGCGGATTCtatgaaattgttttaaaataagagtttttttttttgtaagacaaTGTAGAGTAAGTTACAGTCATTATAAATACAGGTTTCGATCAATAGTCTGAAAATGAATTGTAATTTCACTCGTCTAATGTAGTAATTGCTGTGGAAAGCCGGCAACACTGCAGTAATTACAAGATACAATATTACATCCACGTCTCCGAAAGTCAGTAAAGTGAAGGAGTATGTACTGCCATTTATACTTTGCAGCATTACTACATGTTCCATGTAATTTTCTCGGAAAACTAAAACTTCTCGATAAATTATcggtcatattaataataaaatttcatcaccaTTTCACCAAATTTGGTTAATCCAGCGTTAATTGCATTAAGCCCATTAGATGTTGTGTTTATTGTTACTTTCAGAGCTGCCTCTAATTCTTTTACATCAATTTGATTTACAGAGCTGTTATCATTTTCTACataacaattttctttattgttttcaatatagGCTACCAGAGTTTTCTCTAGTGTCGTGTCCATTGTTTTCAGCTGTCACattaattttttcactatttttctCTAGTTCATTAATGTGCTTCATAAATTTAAAAGTGTTCTGTCCGTGAATGTCACGattaaatctgttccaagactCATCATGACCTCTTTTAATTACATACCGGTATTTAGATTtgttttttcctcgctgttatttatacccgctttaacatctttggtcatatcgcgagttattCTTTGgctgaaatccgaaggcctgcgtACTATTGTTGagtctggttctattgttgtgaactacatggcgactgtatatgtattactgatattttatgaatatgatttcggtgatgaatgaggtcggtgatattcagggatgttgtggtccgaatttcctggcatttgccttacggtcgaggaaaaactctgaaaaaccttaaccaggaaattcaaccctaccgggaatcgaacccgggtcctctgcgtaagagactaACATGCTGaccccctacaccacagaggtggtcaaatttatatttatttccttttgctttaatatatttttatgttccaTAAGTTCTTGTgtactgtgtgtgtatatatatatatatatatatatatatatatatatatatatatatatatatatatatatacacgagtaTTATAAACATTAGGTTTCTCTTGTTTGCCATAAAACGATCACTGAGGGGAGAGACATCATTAGCCTTGATTGGCAGTTTACCTAGGAGAAAATACCATATTCCGAAACTAAACCCGGTCCTAAAAAATGTAACTCAAAAGTCTGTAAGGAACAAGCCGGAGGTAGAAATGATTAGCTAAAATTAAGAATTAGCTACGAAATCCCGTGAAAGGCAAGGGTCTCCTGACGATGCAaggtggcttgtcaagcagttcccggttagccactcctggaatgatggtcacttttgtaatgcaATAGTTTGGGATGCTGTCTGGGTTAACATTGAAGGGTCCACTGTATACTAGTCACTGTTTGGggtgcaagtcactttgtgatgagCTTCCAatgttgtcggtctttcgctgttcttgaccatagatggccgaatcttgatctaagttcgtctgcccaccttgtcttctgtcttccagcgttgcgtttgccaatccttgggtcccatgtcgtgAGGATGTGTTCTTCGGTTCtcgttgagtcgcatcacgtgtcctgcccatttcttcttcagcttgttgGCCGTTTCTGTTGCGTCTTTGAGATGTGTTTGGCtccttatgtcttcgttacgtagtctgtgtctgagtgtgatgttcagcatcttcctctccattttcgtTGGCACTTTTTGAGCATGTCCCGCTCTCTTTCTGTTAGAGACCATATCTGTGCTCCGTATAGGAGAACTGGAAGGATGGAGCTGTTCATGACTCtgcttcttaattttaaattgcaaGTCTTGTCTGTCAGAATGAAACTGAGGCTCCAAAATCTCTTCCATGCGTTTCCGATTCTTCTTTGAATCTTGTTCTGTCATCTGTTGTGAAAGGACATTAGCTGGCCGAGGTAAATGTATTCAGTCACATAGCCTAGTTGTCTGCTTCCTATTGTGATTGGTATTTTGGAGTTGTTAgtcatgacttttgttttctgtgggttTATTCGTAGTTCTACTTCCGTGCTGAGGTTCTGTAGCTCCACTATCATTGCTTCCAGTTTTTTGGCTGACGTGGCTAGGAGTACAATGTCGTCTGCAAACCGTATATTGGAGAGTTTCTTCCTGTCAATAGTTATTCCGTTATTGAGCTTTCTCTTTCTGAACATTTCTTCGAGAAGGCTGTTGAACATTTTAGGGGACATAGGGTCTCCGTACTCTTTCAAGTCTGAGTTATTTTCCTTCCTTGTCTAGTCTGATTTTTGCTGTGATGTTGGCGTAgatttttgttaatattcttatgtattttatttcaggtGGAAGATACATCTGATGTCAAATCTAATTTCTTCTGTCTTCTGTGGCCTGAAATAGTGGTGCACTGCATTGACTCTTCCAGTCCACTTTATGATATGTCAGCGGATGACCTTCAACGAGCAAATTtcgaaattgttgttataatggaagGCACAATCGAGTCTACTGATCAGCGGGTCCAAGCAAGGACCTCGTACTTACCCAAAGAGATATTGTGGGGACACAGATTTGAGAGCGTGGTCAACTATGACGTGAATCAGAAACATTATAATGTAGATTACAGTCAATTTCATAACACTATACCGGTGGAAACATCACGCCTGAGTGCACATGATCAAGGAAACTGTCCAAAAACACCTGTTACACGCAACGATGTTTGTGAACATGGCTGTGAGCACAACAGAAGCTAAACAAATTATGTCTCTCATTAAATTCTAATTCTTAgtgaaaataaatgacaattacTCGACCGTTATTTAAT encodes:
- the LOC138704853 gene encoding ATP-sensitive inward rectifier potassium channel 8-like isoform X1, whose product is MTLRDNSEMVQYTGVSVIEDIPPEGDKHWHYRTVLKNGSCNLYPKFVSGRRRRFLQDSVTTLVDMQWRYILSICTFIFFFSWTAFAVVWWFIAYLHGDLEEAHLSGKNSTDWVPCVTEIYNFASCFLFSMENQHTTGFGVRMPTEECPEAILLLCMQGIVGVILQSIMVGLVFLKMVRPKQRTRTLEFSKYAVVCRRDGKLCFMFRVGDLRRSHIIEAKMRVLLVQTRITQEGEVVSPYRIELKVEDTSDVKSNFFCLLWPEIVVHCIDSSSPLYDMSADDLQRANFEIVVIMEGTIESTDQRVQARTSYLPKEILWGHRFESVVNYDVNQKHYNVDYSQFHNTIPVETSRLSAHDQGNCPKTPVTRNDVCEHGCEHNRS
- the LOC138704853 gene encoding ATP-sensitive inward rectifier potassium channel 8-like isoform X2, whose protein sequence is MDNSEMVQYTGVSVIEDIPPEGDKHWHYRTVLKNGSCNLYPKFVSGRRRRFLQDSVTTLVDMQWRYILSICTFIFFFSWTAFAVVWWFIAYLHGDLEEAHLSGKNSTDWVPCVTEIYNFASCFLFSMENQHTTGFGVRMPTEECPEAILLLCMQGIVGVILQSIMVGLVFLKMVRPKQRTRTLEFSKYAVVCRRDGKLCFMFRVGDLRRSHIIEAKMRVLLVQTRITQEGEVVSPYRIELKVEDTSDVKSNFFCLLWPEIVVHCIDSSSPLYDMSADDLQRANFEIVVIMEGTIESTDQRVQARTSYLPKEILWGHRFESVVNYDVNQKHYNVDYSQFHNTIPVETSRLSAHDQGNCPKTPVTRNDVCEHGCEHNRS
- the LOC138704853 gene encoding ATP-sensitive inward rectifier potassium channel 8-like isoform X3 → MVQYTGVSVIEDIPPEGDKHWHYRTVLKNGSCNLYPKFVSGRRRRFLQDSVTTLVDMQWRYILSICTFIFFFSWTAFAVVWWFIAYLHGDLEEAHLSGKNSTDWVPCVTEIYNFASCFLFSMENQHTTGFGVRMPTEECPEAILLLCMQGIVGVILQSIMVGLVFLKMVRPKQRTRTLEFSKYAVVCRRDGKLCFMFRVGDLRRSHIIEAKMRVLLVQTRITQEGEVVSPYRIELKVEDTSDVKSNFFCLLWPEIVVHCIDSSSPLYDMSADDLQRANFEIVVIMEGTIESTDQRVQARTSYLPKEILWGHRFESVVNYDVNQKHYNVDYSQFHNTIPVETSRLSAHDQGNCPKTPVTRNDVCEHGCEHNRS
- the LOC138704853 gene encoding inward rectifier potassium channel irk-1-like isoform X4; its protein translation is MVLAIYIQNLYPDAEGAFSKILLQLLWTCNGDISSQSAHLFSSSVGQHLLLYGGLLPICTGTWKRHICQESMENQHTTGFGVRMPTEECPEAILLLCMQGIVGVILQSIMVGLVFLKMVRPKQRTRTLEFSKYAVVCRRDGKLCFMFRVGDLRRSHIIEAKMRVLLVQTRITQEGEVVSPYRIELKVEDTSDVKSNFFCLLWPEIVVHCIDSSSPLYDMSADDLQRANFEIVVIMEGTIESTDQRVQARTSYLPKEILWGHRFESVVNYDVNQKHYNVDYSQFHNTIPVETSRLSAHDQGNCPKTPVTRNDVCEHGCEHNRS